In Balneolales bacterium ANBcel1, the following proteins share a genomic window:
- a CDS encoding NADH-quinone oxidoreductase subunit D, giving the protein MTTTREKKPEVTFTPPKSAGNGLKTQEMVINMGPQHPSTHGVLRVELTLDGEIVTKAVPHIGYLHRCFEKHSEEMNEYPKVIPYVDRMDYVAAMNNELGFAIAMERMMDIQVNDRVEHIRVIMCELQRIASHLLALGTFGLDIGAFTPFLYCFIEREKVLDIFEKASGARLLYNYIWIGGLMNDVPDDFKTDTAAFVTSFRPKIKELNDLLSDNKIFVERTANVGVLPAKVAINYGVSGPSLRGSGVKWDLRRDDPYSIYDRFDFDVIVGEGRMGTLGDCWDRYIVRVWEMEESLKIIEQALDSMPDEGDVQEAIPKKVRPPAGEIYCRTETPRGELGYYIISDKKTTPYRVKARAPSFVNLSVLPAISIGAMVADMVAIIGSVDIVLGEVDR; this is encoded by the coding sequence ATGACAACAACCAGAGAAAAAAAGCCCGAAGTAACGTTTACTCCCCCGAAAAGTGCCGGAAACGGACTCAAGACCCAGGAGATGGTCATCAATATGGGTCCGCAGCACCCCTCCACACACGGAGTGCTCCGGGTGGAACTGACCCTCGACGGCGAAATCGTGACCAAAGCGGTTCCCCACATCGGCTATCTGCACCGCTGTTTTGAAAAGCACAGCGAGGAGATGAACGAATACCCGAAAGTCATCCCCTATGTGGATCGGATGGACTATGTCGCCGCCATGAACAACGAACTCGGCTTCGCCATCGCCATGGAGCGCATGATGGACATCCAGGTCAACGACCGGGTGGAGCACATCCGGGTGATCATGTGCGAACTGCAGCGCATAGCCAGCCACCTGCTGGCGCTCGGAACCTTCGGCCTCGATATCGGCGCCTTTACTCCGTTTCTCTACTGTTTCATCGAAAGGGAAAAGGTTCTCGACATCTTTGAAAAAGCGAGCGGAGCGCGCCTGCTCTATAATTATATCTGGATCGGCGGACTCATGAACGATGTGCCCGACGATTTTAAAACCGATACCGCCGCATTCGTCACCTCGTTCCGCCCCAAGATCAAGGAGCTTAACGACCTGCTCTCCGACAACAAGATTTTTGTCGAGCGTACCGCCAATGTCGGAGTGCTGCCGGCGAAAGTGGCGATCAATTACGGCGTCTCCGGACCCAGTTTGCGAGGCTCCGGTGTCAAATGGGACCTGCGCCGCGACGACCCCTACTCTATCTACGACCGGTTCGATTTCGATGTGATTGTCGGCGAAGGCCGGATGGGAACTCTGGGCGACTGCTGGGACCGCTACATCGTCCGCGTCTGGGAGATGGAAGAGAGCCTCAAAATAATTGAACAGGCCCTCGACAGTATGCCGGATGAAGGTGATGTGCAAGAGGCCATCCCCAAAAAAGTGCGTCCGCCTGCCGGCGAAATCTACTGCCGGACCGAAACGCCGCGCGGGGAACTGGGCTACTACATCATCAGCGATAAAAAGACCACTCCGTACCGGGTCAAGGCCCGTGCCCCCAGTTTTGTGAATCTCAGTGTATTACCCGCCATCTCCATCGGCGCCATGGTGGCCGATATGGTGGCTATTATCGGAAGTGTTGATATTGTACTCGGCGAAGTTGATCGTTAA
- a CDS encoding NADH-quinone oxidoreductase subunit C, which translates to MKPIEEITGILTEKFGEDVIELKPDEKVDPWIVVRVDKIADIAKFLRDEPGLRFDSLMCLSGVHYQKEEQLGVTYHLDSTTERHKLTLKVLMPQDDAHLPTVEQVWKTADWHEREAYDMFGIRFDGHPDHRRILCPDDWEGYPLRKDYKVQEFYRGMKVEY; encoded by the coding sequence ATGAAACCTATTGAAGAGATTACCGGCATCCTGACAGAAAAATTCGGTGAGGATGTGATCGAGCTGAAACCCGACGAGAAGGTCGACCCCTGGATTGTGGTGAGAGTAGACAAAATCGCGGACATCGCGAAGTTTCTGCGCGACGAACCCGGACTCCGTTTCGACTCCCTGATGTGTCTCAGCGGGGTTCATTACCAGAAGGAGGAGCAGCTTGGAGTCACCTACCACCTCGACTCGACCACCGAAAGGCATAAACTGACCCTCAAGGTGCTTATGCCCCAGGACGATGCGCATCTCCCCACTGTCGAACAGGTCTGGAAAACGGCCGACTGGCACGAGCGGGAAGCCTACGATATGTTTGGTATCCGGTTCGATGGCCACCCCGACCACCGGCGCATCCTCTGTCCCGACGACTGGGAAGGCTACCCGCTGAGAAAGGATTACAAGGTCCAGGAATTTTACCGCGGAATGAAAGTGGAGTATTGA
- a CDS encoding NADH-quinone oxidoreductase subunit A, whose product MLADYGFVLLFLVNGAVFAGITLLVAWLLRPNRPSEGKLTTYECGEDPVGSAWIQYNNRFYVIALMFLIFEVEVVLLFPWATVFQSMGWYAFWAMIVFVSLIFVGFLYELGKGDLQWDKPRPAVPRYVEGVGVVPADWREPAAVNGNGTKAEPEAAQTAAAASEPPAGGLSGSGSGEAAANKPEEGSAGSETDIRQESPNDDQAGTGKNDGK is encoded by the coding sequence ATGCTTGCTGATTACGGGTTCGTATTACTCTTTCTGGTCAATGGCGCAGTATTTGCCGGCATCACACTGCTGGTTGCATGGCTGCTTCGGCCCAACCGTCCCAGTGAAGGAAAGCTCACCACCTACGAATGCGGAGAGGATCCCGTCGGTTCCGCCTGGATCCAGTATAACAACCGTTTTTATGTGATCGCCCTGATGTTTCTCATTTTCGAGGTGGAGGTTGTACTGCTTTTTCCCTGGGCGACCGTCTTCCAGAGCATGGGCTGGTACGCATTCTGGGCCATGATCGTCTTTGTCTCCCTGATTTTTGTCGGTTTTCTTTATGAGCTTGGCAAGGGAGACCTGCAGTGGGACAAGCCCCGGCCCGCCGTTCCCCGATACGTGGAGGGTGTTGGCGTGGTTCCGGCCGATTGGCGGGAGCCTGCCGCGGTTAACGGTAATGGTACGAAAGCCGAACCGGAAGCGGCACAAACGGCTGCGGCTGCGTCAGAACCACCGGCAGGCGGATTGTCCGGATCCGGAAGCGGGGAGGCGGCAGCCAACAAACCGGAGGAAGGTTCCGCCGGCTCCGAAACCGATATCCGGCAGGAATCACCGAACGACGACCAGGCCGGCACCGGCAAAAACGACGGAAAATGA
- a CDS encoding dihydroorotate dehydrogenase-like protein, with protein sequence MNLETNYLGLKLKSPLVPSASPMSSDVSLVRRLEDAGASAIVMYSLFEEQITRENKALDHFMNVSAESYAEALSYFPEPHEYHNLEAEEYLEQIKKLKSAVDIPIIASLNGASKGGWMEYAKKMQDAGADALELNVYYIAGDPEMTSEEVEKMYINDLKAVKQSVSIPVSIKLGPYFSAFGNMAKRLEKAGADGLVLFNRFYQPDIDLETKEVAPTLELSNSFEKRLPLRWIAMLRPHLKASLAATTGIHSAEDVIKMLLVGADVTMLASALLREGSGKLQTIASDMKTWMEENEYESVEEMKGAMSAASVGDASTFERANYIRILQSYDTKGLR encoded by the coding sequence ATGAATCTGGAAACCAATTATTTAGGATTAAAACTGAAAAGTCCGCTGGTCCCTTCCGCCTCGCCGATGAGCAGCGATGTGTCGCTGGTCAGGCGCCTGGAAGATGCCGGGGCCTCCGCAATTGTGATGTACTCCCTGTTCGAAGAGCAGATCACCAGGGAGAACAAGGCGCTGGATCACTTCATGAATGTGTCCGCCGAAAGCTATGCGGAAGCGCTGAGCTATTTCCCGGAGCCGCATGAATATCACAACCTGGAAGCCGAGGAGTACCTCGAGCAGATCAAAAAGCTGAAAAGCGCGGTAGATATTCCGATTATCGCCAGTCTGAACGGCGCTTCCAAAGGCGGCTGGATGGAGTACGCGAAGAAAATGCAGGATGCCGGCGCCGATGCGCTGGAGCTGAATGTCTACTACATCGCGGGCGATCCCGAAATGACCTCCGAGGAAGTGGAAAAAATGTACATCAACGATCTGAAGGCGGTCAAACAGTCGGTTTCGATTCCCGTATCGATCAAACTCGGCCCCTATTTCAGTGCTTTCGGCAATATGGCGAAGCGCCTGGAGAAGGCCGGCGCCGACGGACTCGTACTGTTCAACCGTTTTTATCAGCCGGATATCGATCTGGAAACGAAGGAGGTCGCGCCGACGCTGGAACTCAGCAACTCGTTTGAAAAACGATTGCCCCTGCGCTGGATCGCCATGCTGCGTCCGCATCTCAAAGCCAGTCTGGCCGCCACAACCGGCATCCATTCGGCCGAGGATGTCATCAAAATGCTGCTGGTCGGTGCCGATGTAACCATGCTGGCCTCCGCACTGCTCCGCGAGGGCAGCGGCAAGCTGCAGACCATCGCTTCCGACATGAAAACATGGATGGAAGAAAACGAATATGAGTCTGTTGAGGAGATGAAAGGTGCTATGAGCGCCGCTTCGGTCGGTGACGCGTCGACGTTTGAGCGGGCCAATTACATCCGCATCCTTCAAAGCTACGACACCAAAGGGCTCAGGTAA
- the nifJ gene encoding pyruvate:ferredoxin (flavodoxin) oxidoreductase, with translation MKRPQVTIDANEAASYIAHHLNEVIAIYPITPASPMGEWADAWAMAGKKNIWGTVPDVVELQSEGGAAGTVHGALQSGALSTTFTASQGLLLMMPNLYKISGELTPTVIHVAARTVAGHALSIFGDHSDVMAMRMTGMAMLCSNSVQESMDMAMISHAATLESRIPFIHFFDGFRTSHEVQKIEEVTFDDMRAMIDYDWVIQHRERALTPDNPLIRGTAQNPDVFFQSREAANTFYDNCPRIVQKTMDRFAELTGRQYHLFDYHGHADAERLIVLMGSGAETAHETVDRMNADGEKVGILKVRLFRPLDMEALVKAIPKTVHSIAVLDRTKEPGSAGEPLYQDVLTALQENRTAGFHKFADEPRVIAGRYGLSSKEFTPPMVTAVFDQLKEITPKNHFTIGINDDVTHSSLDWQNGFATNGSAKTETVSAGKGGADKEGKTFQAMFYGLGADGTVSANKNSIKIIGENTDYFAQGYFVYDSKKSGAMTTSHLRFGPNPIRSAYLIDKADFIACHQFRFVERMDMLRHAADGATFLINTHYEKEELWDNLPDKVQQQIVDKNIRLFSIDGYKVAKESGMGNRINTVMQVCYFAISDILPKEKAVAAIKDAIKKTYGAKGEAVLKSNYAAVDNALEYLFEVEVPGKVTSKKSMLSPVSPVAGLETPEFVDDVISEIIAGNGDDLPVSAFPVDGTFPTGTTCFEKRNIAQDIPVLDPDVCIQCGKCAMVCPHSVIRIKAFDKELLEDAPPTFKSMKAKGREWPDDTMVSIQVSPEDCTGCELCVEVCPAKNRKEVGRKALNMDSIEPHLENEKENWDFFLKIPEYDRSKLKAGTVKGSQFLQPLFEFSGACAGCGETPYVKLVTQLYGDRMVIANATGCSSIYGGNLPTTPYTKNEHGLGPAWSNSLFEDNAEFGLGFRLTIDKQAEQAQRLLQEVNGSVPGKLKEAILDADQSDEPGIFEQRERVAELKKILEQSAGDENSKRLKSLADYLVRKSVWIFGGDGWAYDIGYGGLDHVLASGRDVNILVLDTEVYSNTGGQRSKATPLGAVAKFAAAGKETAKKDLGLIAVSGGGAYVARVAMGSNDTQTIRAIMEAEAYPGPSIIIAYSHCIAHGYNMKYGLDQQKLAVDSGYWPLFRFNPSLVSEGKNPFSLDSKPPKTAFKDYAYNEMRYLMLSKSHPEAAAKFMKQAQEDVNERWRQYEHMVKLYEPESKEEEA, from the coding sequence ATGAAACGCCCGCAAGTAACTATTGATGCCAACGAAGCCGCATCGTATATCGCACATCACCTGAATGAAGTTATTGCCATCTACCCCATTACACCGGCATCTCCCATGGGAGAGTGGGCCGACGCCTGGGCCATGGCCGGCAAAAAAAATATCTGGGGCACCGTTCCCGATGTCGTGGAACTTCAAAGTGAAGGCGGCGCCGCCGGTACGGTTCACGGAGCCCTTCAGTCGGGAGCGCTCTCCACGACGTTTACCGCCTCGCAGGGCCTGTTGCTGATGATGCCCAACCTCTACAAAATTTCCGGTGAACTGACTCCCACCGTTATACATGTCGCAGCGCGAACGGTCGCTGGGCACGCCCTCTCCATTTTCGGAGACCACAGCGATGTGATGGCCATGCGTATGACCGGCATGGCGATGCTCTGCTCCAACAGCGTGCAGGAGTCCATGGATATGGCCATGATTTCCCACGCTGCCACACTGGAGTCACGAATCCCCTTCATTCACTTTTTTGACGGTTTCCGCACCTCGCATGAAGTGCAGAAAATCGAGGAGGTCACCTTCGACGACATGCGGGCGATGATCGACTACGACTGGGTGATTCAGCATCGCGAACGCGCGCTGACCCCCGACAACCCGCTGATTCGCGGAACCGCGCAAAATCCGGATGTCTTTTTCCAGTCGCGTGAAGCCGCCAATACCTTCTACGACAACTGTCCGCGCATCGTCCAGAAAACCATGGACCGCTTTGCCGAACTGACAGGCCGCCAGTATCATCTGTTTGACTACCACGGTCATGCCGACGCCGAAAGGCTGATCGTGCTGATGGGCTCCGGTGCCGAGACCGCTCATGAAACCGTCGACCGGATGAATGCCGACGGCGAAAAGGTCGGCATCCTGAAAGTGCGGCTGTTCCGCCCGCTGGACATGGAGGCGCTTGTCAAGGCTATCCCAAAAACAGTGCACAGCATTGCCGTACTAGACCGAACCAAGGAGCCGGGAAGTGCCGGTGAGCCGCTGTACCAGGATGTGCTTACCGCGCTGCAGGAAAACCGCACTGCCGGTTTCCACAAATTTGCCGATGAGCCGCGTGTGATTGCCGGACGCTACGGACTCTCCTCCAAGGAGTTTACCCCGCCGATGGTCACCGCCGTGTTTGACCAGCTCAAGGAAATCACGCCGAAAAATCACTTCACCATCGGTATCAACGACGATGTGACCCACTCCAGCCTCGATTGGCAGAACGGTTTCGCAACCAACGGCTCAGCGAAAACCGAAACGGTATCCGCCGGCAAAGGCGGTGCCGACAAGGAGGGCAAAACCTTCCAGGCCATGTTCTACGGACTCGGAGCCGACGGTACGGTTAGCGCCAACAAAAACTCGATCAAGATTATCGGCGAAAACACCGATTATTTTGCGCAGGGCTATTTTGTGTATGACTCCAAAAAATCCGGAGCCATGACCACCTCGCACCTGCGATTCGGCCCCAATCCGATCCGTTCCGCGTACCTGATTGACAAGGCCGATTTCATCGCCTGCCACCAGTTCCGATTTGTGGAGCGAATGGATATGCTTCGCCATGCCGCCGATGGTGCAACCTTCCTGATCAATACCCATTACGAAAAAGAGGAGCTCTGGGACAACCTGCCCGACAAGGTGCAGCAGCAGATCGTGGACAAAAACATCCGCCTGTTCTCCATTGACGGCTACAAAGTGGCAAAGGAAAGCGGCATGGGCAACCGGATCAACACCGTGATGCAGGTCTGCTATTTTGCCATCTCCGACATCCTCCCGAAAGAGAAAGCGGTGGCCGCCATCAAGGATGCCATCAAAAAAACCTACGGCGCAAAGGGCGAGGCCGTCCTGAAAAGCAACTACGCCGCCGTGGACAACGCCCTCGAATATCTGTTTGAGGTGGAAGTGCCCGGCAAGGTGACCTCCAAAAAATCGATGCTCAGCCCGGTTTCACCGGTTGCCGGACTGGAGACCCCCGAGTTTGTGGATGATGTGATCAGTGAAATCATCGCCGGAAACGGAGACGACCTGCCGGTCAGCGCCTTCCCGGTCGACGGCACATTCCCGACCGGAACCACCTGCTTTGAGAAGCGGAACATCGCCCAGGATATCCCGGTGCTGGATCCGGATGTCTGTATCCAGTGCGGCAAGTGCGCGATGGTGTGCCCGCATTCGGTCATCCGGATCAAGGCGTTCGACAAGGAGCTGCTTGAAGACGCCCCGCCGACCTTCAAGTCCATGAAAGCCAAAGGCCGGGAGTGGCCGGACGACACCATGGTCAGCATCCAGGTATCCCCCGAGGATTGCACCGGCTGCGAACTCTGTGTGGAAGTGTGCCCCGCCAAAAACCGCAAGGAGGTGGGCCGCAAAGCGCTCAACATGGACAGCATCGAGCCGCATCTCGAAAACGAGAAGGAGAACTGGGACTTCTTCCTGAAGATTCCGGAGTACGACCGTTCAAAGCTGAAGGCGGGCACGGTGAAAGGATCGCAGTTCCTGCAGCCGCTCTTCGAATTTTCCGGAGCCTGTGCCGGCTGCGGCGAGACACCCTATGTAAAACTGGTTACCCAGCTCTACGGCGACCGGATGGTTATCGCCAACGCGACCGGCTGTTCTTCCATCTACGGCGGAAACCTGCCGACAACGCCCTACACGAAAAACGAGCACGGACTCGGTCCGGCGTGGTCCAACTCCCTGTTTGAGGATAATGCCGAATTCGGTCTCGGATTCCGCCTGACGATCGACAAGCAAGCCGAACAGGCGCAGCGCCTGCTGCAGGAGGTCAACGGCTCGGTTCCCGGCAAGCTCAAGGAAGCGATCCTGGACGCTGATCAGTCGGACGAACCCGGAATTTTTGAGCAGCGCGAACGTGTGGCCGAGCTCAAGAAAATTCTGGAGCAGTCGGCCGGGGATGAAAACTCGAAACGGCTCAAGAGTCTTGCCGATTACCTGGTGCGCAAGAGCGTCTGGATCTTCGGCGGTGACGGATGGGCGTATGATATCGGTTACGGCGGACTCGATCACGTGCTCGCTTCCGGGCGCGATGTCAACATCCTGGTTCTCGATACCGAGGTCTATTCCAACACCGGCGGGCAGCGCTCCAAGGCAACTCCGCTCGGGGCCGTTGCCAAATTTGCCGCAGCGGGCAAGGAGACCGCCAAGAAGGATCTCGGCCTGATTGCCGTATCCGGCGGCGGTGCTTATGTGGCACGCGTGGCCATGGGATCCAACGATACCCAGACCATCCGCGCGATCATGGAAGCCGAAGCGTATCCCGGTCCGTCGATAATCATTGCCTACAGCCACTGTATCGCTCATGGCTATAATATGAAGTACGGTCTGGATCAGCAGAAACTGGCAGTGGACTCCGGCTATTGGCCGCTGTTCCGGTTCAACCCGTCACTGGTCAGTGAAGGCAAGAACCCGTTCTCGCTCGACTCCAAGCCGCCGAAAACGGCATTTAAAGATTACGCATACAACGAAATGCGTTATCTGATGCTTTCGAAATCCCATCCCGAGGCTGCCGCGAAGTTCATGAAGCAGGCCCAGGAAGATGTGAATGAACGCTGGCGTCAGTATGAGCACATGGTGAAGCTCTACGAGCCGGAAAGCAAAGAGGAAGAAGCGTAG
- a CDS encoding DUF2207 domain-containing protein — protein sequence MNRFPALIVLLLFLPPTLVARDYDIPEIGIQAEITPDGTIRYIEERTYQFDGTYSFVYYTLALDGFESVSRIRVREDGRALVNDNSGEPGTFTVERSDSELRITWYIETEGVTERRYTIQYNLAEALVIGPEHTEWFWTFLSDRLDRTPRHVQVRIALPERIEPAEWHIWYRDTPEHVTHTAEGNLLILEGEGFRSSDVIRPRILFPTGVLADADVTDRRLTLERVEAEEMARIEARKRDEQLRMVGIGLMAVLIPASLLLYIWFYRRYGRRHKTPSVKRVPRYTVPSDHPPAMIRVLLLGPLYKEPDQLSLGITLFDLARRGYFRIVEKKGKKKFLSTETPEYHLEKTGKKPAEDLTEWEVQLIDKVNLRLDEGVTAMGKILELSDKKGWKWWKQWRKVFKKALREKGWFDPVAYRAMAFHLLAQLPILAAMVGVIFLAGPAGVIGLIFTVLMMMLSTTLPKTSEEGARLAAEWRNYRKALKKGPNNSFNRDEMGRHFVNAIALGLTQKQLEKRLSDLPPNSPIFLWVIPLTMGSSPADIASGLSTLASSGTSSFSGVSGVGGASAGSAGGGSGGGAG from the coding sequence ATGAATCGTTTCCCGGCCCTGATAGTATTGCTGCTCTTCCTCCCGCCAACTCTGGTTGCGCGTGATTACGACATCCCTGAAATCGGCATTCAGGCGGAAATCACCCCGGACGGAACCATCCGGTATATTGAGGAACGGACGTACCAGTTCGACGGAACCTACAGTTTTGTCTACTATACCCTTGCCCTGGATGGTTTTGAGTCCGTCAGCCGCATCCGGGTCCGTGAAGATGGAAGAGCCCTGGTCAACGACAACAGCGGCGAACCCGGTACCTTTACCGTGGAGCGAAGCGACAGCGAGCTGCGCATCACCTGGTATATCGAGACCGAGGGGGTCACCGAACGGCGCTATACAATTCAGTATAACCTTGCGGAAGCGCTCGTGATCGGACCCGAGCACACCGAGTGGTTCTGGACGTTCCTGTCGGACCGCCTGGACCGCACCCCTCGTCACGTGCAGGTGCGTATCGCCCTGCCTGAGCGCATTGAGCCGGCGGAGTGGCACATCTGGTACCGCGACACCCCAGAGCATGTAACCCATACTGCCGAAGGCAACCTCCTGATTCTGGAAGGGGAAGGATTCCGCAGCTCCGATGTGATTCGTCCCAGAATTCTGTTTCCAACCGGGGTACTGGCGGATGCCGATGTAACTGACCGGAGACTCACGCTCGAGCGGGTGGAAGCGGAAGAAATGGCAAGAATTGAGGCTCGCAAACGGGATGAGCAGCTGCGGATGGTGGGCATCGGGTTGATGGCGGTTCTGATCCCTGCTTCGCTGCTGCTCTACATCTGGTTCTACCGTCGTTATGGGCGCCGCCACAAAACGCCGTCCGTCAAACGCGTTCCACGCTACACGGTGCCTTCCGACCATCCCCCCGCCATGATCAGAGTGCTGCTGCTCGGACCGCTATACAAGGAACCCGACCAGCTCAGTCTCGGCATCACGCTCTTTGACCTGGCACGGCGGGGCTATTTCCGGATCGTTGAAAAAAAGGGCAAGAAGAAGTTTCTGAGTACCGAAACTCCCGAATATCATCTGGAAAAGACCGGCAAGAAACCGGCGGAAGATCTCACCGAATGGGAGGTTCAGCTGATCGATAAAGTCAACCTGCGCCTCGATGAGGGCGTGACCGCCATGGGCAAAATCCTGGAACTCTCCGACAAAAAGGGCTGGAAATGGTGGAAACAGTGGCGCAAGGTATTCAAAAAAGCGCTGCGGGAGAAAGGCTGGTTTGATCCGGTTGCCTACCGGGCCATGGCTTTTCACTTGTTGGCCCAGCTGCCGATACTGGCGGCCATGGTCGGCGTCATCTTCCTTGCAGGGCCGGCCGGTGTAATCGGACTGATTTTCACGGTGTTGATGATGATGCTCAGTACAACGCTTCCCAAAACCAGTGAAGAGGGCGCTCGCCTGGCTGCGGAGTGGCGGAATTACCGCAAGGCGCTAAAAAAGGGTCCGAACAACTCCTTTAACCGGGACGAAATGGGGCGTCACTTCGTCAATGCGATCGCCCTGGGCCTCACCCAAAAGCAGCTGGAAAAGCGGCTTTCGGACCTGCCGCCCAACAGCCCGATTTTTCTCTGGGTGATTCCGCTGACGATGGGATCGAGTCCGGCGGACATCGCTTCGGGCCTCAGCACCCTGGCTTCAAGCGGTACCAGCAGCTTCAGCGGGGTTTCGGGAGTTGGCGGGGCAAGCGCGGGATCGGCCGGGGGCGGATCCGGGGGCGGCGCCGGGTGA
- a CDS encoding glutamate-5-semialdehyde dehydrogenase: MSESIKNQIRELGRNARKASRELMALDTAQKNDALNAMADALERRKSDIQEQNALDVAEAKENGLSDAMVDRLVLNDQRMAAMIQGFRDIAKLPDPVGRVLKAWDKDNGLHLEKTAVPIGVIGMIYESRPNVTGDAAALCLKASNAIILRGGSEALRSNQAIAHALQEGGAATKLPANAVQLVPVRDREAVTALITMDEFVDVIIPRGGEGLIRAVAENATVPVLKHYEGICHVYVDGEADPIKAWSITENAKCQRPGVCNAAETLLVDAAIAADWLPKMAEILQKSGVELRGDEQARALVPAMKPAAEEDWHTEYLDLILSVRVVDGLDEAIGHINHYGSGHSDAIVTENRERQQRFGRMVDSAAVYINTSTRFTDGAEFGMGAEIGISTDRLHARGPVALEELTTYKYVVTGNGQIKE; the protein is encoded by the coding sequence ATGAGTGAATCCATCAAAAATCAAATCAGGGAACTGGGCCGGAATGCGCGCAAGGCGTCGCGGGAGTTGATGGCCCTGGATACCGCACAGAAAAACGACGCCCTGAATGCGATGGCCGATGCGCTTGAGCGGAGGAAAAGTGACATCCAGGAACAGAATGCACTCGATGTTGCCGAAGCGAAAGAGAACGGGTTGTCGGATGCGATGGTGGACCGGCTTGTGCTGAATGACCAGCGAATGGCTGCCATGATTCAGGGCTTTCGGGATATCGCAAAGCTTCCCGACCCGGTGGGTCGCGTACTCAAGGCATGGGACAAGGACAACGGCCTGCACCTGGAAAAAACGGCCGTACCTATCGGGGTGATCGGCATGATTTACGAATCACGTCCCAATGTAACCGGAGACGCGGCGGCGCTCTGCCTGAAAGCGTCCAACGCCATCATCCTCCGGGGCGGTTCGGAGGCGCTGCGCAGCAACCAGGCCATCGCGCACGCGCTTCAGGAGGGGGGCGCGGCCACAAAACTCCCGGCGAACGCGGTTCAGCTGGTCCCCGTACGCGACCGAGAAGCGGTGACGGCCCTTATTACCATGGACGAGTTCGTGGATGTGATCATCCCCAGGGGTGGAGAGGGACTGATCCGAGCCGTTGCTGAAAATGCGACCGTCCCGGTTCTCAAGCATTACGAGGGTATCTGTCATGTGTATGTGGATGGTGAAGCCGACCCGATCAAGGCATGGAGCATAACGGAAAACGCCAAATGCCAGCGACCGGGGGTCTGCAACGCCGCCGAGACCCTGCTTGTGGATGCGGCGATTGCCGCCGACTGGTTGCCCAAAATGGCGGAGATCCTGCAGAAGAGCGGTGTTGAGCTGCGCGGCGATGAACAGGCTCGCGCTCTTGTGCCTGCGATGAAACCGGCTGCCGAAGAGGACTGGCACACCGAGTATCTGGATTTGATTCTCTCGGTTCGTGTTGTGGACGGGCTCGACGAGGCGATTGGCCACATCAACCACTACGGGTCGGGACATTCCGATGCGATTGTCACCGAAAACAGAGAGCGGCAGCAGCGATTCGGCCGTATGGTGGATTCGGCTGCGGTCTATATTAACACATCCACCCGGTTCACCGATGGCGCGGAATTCGGAATGGGCGCGGAGATCGGGATCAGTACCGACCGGCTGCACGCGCGCGGACCGGTTGCGCTGGAAGAGCTCACGACCTATAAATATGTGGTTACCGGTAACGGCCAGATCAAGGAATAG